TGCCGATCCGCACGCCTGTGGTCTGGCGCAATATTTCCAGTTCACCTTGCGTGCTGGCGATCACGGCCGGGCGAAACCTTACGCTGACATGTATAAAAAGGCGTCAATGAAGCTGGATATCCCGCTGGAAAACATCCTCCATGTGGGTGATGACCTGACGACCGACGTCGCGGGTTCCGTGCGTTGCGGGATGCAATCGTGCTGGATTAATTTGCGCGAAGGCGACCTGATGCACATTAAGGATGCCCGTCTGTTACCGCATATTGAGATTTCGCAGTTGGCATCGCTGACAGCATTGCTATAATCCCTTCTTAAATTACTCTGTATAAATTCACAGTAGAAAAGCATTCACCGGGTGAGTGCTTTTCTCATCCTGACAAACGGTGCCTATGGACGTTTCTGACCTGCTCGACAGCCTGAATGAAAAACAACGTGAAGCCGTGGCCGCGCCGCGCAGCAATCTGTTGGTACTGGCCGGGGCAGGCAGTGGTAAAACCCGCGTGCTGGTTCACCGCATCGCGTGGCTACTGGCGGTAGAGAAGTGTTCGCCGTATTCCATTATGGCGGTTACCTTCACCAACAAAGCGGCGGCAGAAATGCGCCACCGTATCGACCAGCTGATCGGCACCAGTCAGGGCGGCATGTGGATTGGTACCTTCCACGGCCTCGCGCACCGTTTGCTGCGCGCGCACCATTTGGACGCCAATTTGCCGCAGGATTTCCAAATCCTCGACAGCGACGACCAGATGCGTCTGATCAAGCGTCTGATCAAAGCGCTGAACATCGACGAGAAACAATGGCCGCCGCGTCAGGCGATGTGGTACATCAACGGCAAAAAAGATGAAGGTCTTCGCCCGCAGCACGTTGAAACTTATAACAATCCTGTCGAGGCGACCTGGTTACGCATTTATCAGGCCTATCAGGAAGCCTGCGACCGTGCCGGTCTGGTGGATTTTGCCGAGTTATTGCTGCGCGCCCACGAACTCTGGCTGAACAAGCCGCATATTTTGCAGCATTACCGAGAACGCTTTACCAACCTGATGGTGGACGAATTCCAGGACACCAACAGCATTCAGTACGCGTGGATCCGTCTGCTGGCGGGCGACAACAATAACGTGATGATCGTTGGCGACGATGACCAGTCGATTTACGGATGGCGCGGTGCGCAGGTCGAAAACATCCAGCGTTTCCTGAAAGATTTCCCGAATGCGGAAACTATCCGTCTGGAGCAGAACTACCGTTCGACCAGCACCATTCTGAAGGCTGCTAACTCGCTGATTGAAAACAACAACGGCCGCATGGGTAAAAACCTGTGGACCGAAGACGGCGAGGGCGAACCGATTTCACTGTATTGCGCATTCAACGAACTGGATGAATCGCGCTTTGTGGTTAACCGCATCAAAACCTGGCAGGACAACGGCGGTGCGCTGAAAGATTGCGCCATTCTTTACCGCAGCAACGCCCAGTCGCGAGTGCTGGAAGAAGCCTTGTTGCAGATGGCGATGCCGTACCGTATTTACGGCGGCCAGCGGTTCTTCGACCGTCAGGAAATCAAAGATGCGCTGGCGTATCTGCGTCTGATGGCTAACCGTAATGACGATGCAGCGTTCGAGCGCGTGGTGAACACCCCGACGCGCGGCATCGGCGACCGTACGCTGGATGTGGTGCGTCAGACAGCCCGTGACCGTCAGCTGACCATGTGGCAGGCCACGCGTGCATTGTTACAGGAAAAGGTTCTGGCAGGTCGTGCCGCGTCTGCTCTGCAGCGCTTCACCGAACTGGTTGACGCACTGGCGCATGAAACCTCAGACATGCCGCTGCACGTGCAGACTGACCGCGTAATCAAAGACTCCGGCCTGTTCATCATGTATGAGCAGGAGAAGGGCGAAAAAGGCCAGGCGCGCATCGAAAACTTAGAAGAACTGGTGACGGCAACGCGTCAGTTCAGCTATCAGGACGAAGACGAAGACCTGATGCCGTTGCAGGCATTCCTGTCCCATGCCGCGCTCGAAGCAGGCGAAGGGCAGGCGGATGCCAATCAGGACGCCACGCAGCTGATGACACTGCACTCGGCCAAAGGGCTGGAGTTCCCGCAAGTGTTTATCGTCGGCATGGAAGAAGGCATGTTCCCGAGTCAGATGTCGCTGGAAGAAGGCGGGCGTCTGGAAGAAGAACGCCGTCTGGCGTACGTCGGCGTTACGCGTGCCATGCAAAAACTCACCCTCACTTACGCTGAAACCCGCCGCTTATACGGCAAAGAAGTGTCGCATCGTCCGTCACGTTTCGTTGGTGAATTACCGGAGGACTGTGTCGAAGAAGTCAGAATGCGCGCCAATGTCTCGCGTCCGATGAGCAACCGCAGCGTCGGCACGCCAACCAGCGTCAGCGATACCGGATTCAAA
The Rahnella variigena genome window above contains:
- the uvrD gene encoding DNA helicase II, which codes for MDVSDLLDSLNEKQREAVAAPRSNLLVLAGAGSGKTRVLVHRIAWLLAVEKCSPYSIMAVTFTNKAAAEMRHRIDQLIGTSQGGMWIGTFHGLAHRLLRAHHLDANLPQDFQILDSDDQMRLIKRLIKALNIDEKQWPPRQAMWYINGKKDEGLRPQHVETYNNPVEATWLRIYQAYQEACDRAGLVDFAELLLRAHELWLNKPHILQHYRERFTNLMVDEFQDTNSIQYAWIRLLAGDNNNVMIVGDDDQSIYGWRGAQVENIQRFLKDFPNAETIRLEQNYRSTSTILKAANSLIENNNGRMGKNLWTEDGEGEPISLYCAFNELDESRFVVNRIKTWQDNGGALKDCAILYRSNAQSRVLEEALLQMAMPYRIYGGQRFFDRQEIKDALAYLRLMANRNDDAAFERVVNTPTRGIGDRTLDVVRQTARDRQLTMWQATRALLQEKVLAGRAASALQRFTELVDALAHETSDMPLHVQTDRVIKDSGLFIMYEQEKGEKGQARIENLEELVTATRQFSYQDEDEDLMPLQAFLSHAALEAGEGQADANQDATQLMTLHSAKGLEFPQVFIVGMEEGMFPSQMSLEEGGRLEEERRLAYVGVTRAMQKLTLTYAETRRLYGKEVSHRPSRFVGELPEDCVEEVRMRANVSRPMSNRSVGTPTSVSDTGFKLGQRVLHPKFGEGTIVNMEGSGEHSRLQVAFPGEGIKWLVAAYARLEAV